A window of Drosophila santomea strain STO CAGO 1482 chromosome X, Prin_Dsan_1.1, whole genome shotgun sequence genomic DNA:
AGACCAACAACTGCATTTGACGCCAACGCAACTACAAATGCAAaagttgatttttttttagtttaaagCTGAACTCAATGCCAAGAGACTCAGACATAACGGTTCATGGGGCCCAGTGCTGGCTATTTTCTAGCTATATGTTTAGTAACTACTACAATTCTAAAAGCTTCAGAATATTGTGGTTTAAAAGCCgctataaatatacattttgaatcaattaatatttaaatgaatgaGGAAAACAAGCAGCTTGTAGATTCAAGATCAGCCCTATgtagtttaaataaattgtaagaTTGTTTCAGCTATAAAAGAGCAAAACTTCCATCACTGCGCTGCAACTggatttgctttttttttttgtctgggGCTCCGCTCTTTTATGCTTTTGCTTTAttgttctttatttatttgtatatattttgttattgtttaacTCTTGTATTTACTTGCGTTTGTGATCGCGCGCTTATCTTGCctcaattttaattggctcTTCTACACCAGCACacttgtgtatgtgtgtgtgtttatttctGCATTTAGTGCCCCACTTGGTCACATATTTATAGTAGCAACAATTAAGGCTCCAGCTGGTTTGCTTAGAATCCTTTGATTGGTCACCTTAGTTGTTGTCCcccataaaatataaaactagTTTTAATTTACCTCGCTCTCCGCACCCCCCCCTGAATTTTATTCACCCGCTACTTTTGCACAGCTGTTGCAGTAAAGAGAGCAGAAGAGAGGGAGCGggagagatagagagagagagcgcgaaAAAGGGTCAACGGTTGAATGAACTTTTGTGCAAATtcgttgttgttcttgttattgttgttgctgttgccaaaTTTGCGCCAAGCATTTCGCAacttgttttttgtgttttcctcTTTGTTTCCTTGTTCTTtgtattatttgttgttttatatattttttgtttttgctgcaaTGCATTGCATAATTGTATAATTGCTTAGTGCGTACGACAGAGTGAGAGAGAACGAGAGCGAGACAGTATAATGCAATTGCATATTATACTATTGGTTCTTTGTTTAGGAAAAGAAACGCTGTAGTCTTTCAAGTATTAGaaacaaacttttgaaaaGATGTTGCACATTAAGGATTTAAACAAGGTTtaagtaattttaaataaaaacttaagtTAATGAGTAGGAATAAAATCATTTGTGTATGTAGGTATCAATCAGATTCTTAAGGATAATACAGTCAGTTCGATTGTTTACAAATCATAATATTTACTCCACCCTTCAAATTGATTTACCAATATCTGATCAATTCTCccaattttatatttgcagCGGACGTAAGCGTTTCGTTTCGGAGGGCGACGGCGGCCATGTGAAGCCGGCTTCCTTGCCCATGCGTGATTAAATCATGGGGACAAACGGGGACGTTATGTGCTTCACATGCTTATATAACAACCAACTCCCCAACCCCCAAGGACAACTAGAGAAGCAGCAAGAGAAAtacaaacataaaacaaaaacaccaaatTACAAAAAGGAGAAAATCCATACGAACGCATAGAATAAATACAACATTTATAAGAAAAGACGATATGAAGAATTTGTCGCAAATCTTGATAAAAAAGAACCTTATCCTCAAAACCCAGAAAAGGTCACAtacacacaacaaaaaaataaaaaaataaaaaaacaacaaacaatcaATCGGAATTTGATCTCCGTTTAAACTATATTCATTATTATAAAACCTACATAAACACATACAACGTATAACTTACCTACATGTAACTATCAGCGTAAttcgaaaatatatttgagAGATTTGTAAAAAAACGAGATGAGTGAAACGATCGCAAAAAAAACGAGAATCCAGCCAAAACTATGCGTACAGATGGGTCACTCTTTGTGGATTTCCCTTCGGATAGGATCGCATAAAGGATAAGAGTTGGAACACAGAACATCGGCGTACTTAGCACGCCGTCATTATGCCACTTGAAATCAAAGCATATTACTTACACGAAACTGTTATTGACACTCGTACACCTCTTAGATTGATTGAATTAACTAAATAAGTTGTATGAACATGATGATTTATCAATTGTATGAACTGTTATCAAGCGAAAATGATTACACACAACAAATTCCATTGACATGAAATTGAGCAAACCATTTTTATTATTCCTATGCGCATCGACAACATGATTTTTccttaactttttttttgtaactttGTGTGTTAGAAGACTAACATAATTAGGCTTAATTTTACATTGTACGTATATTTACCAACGGATTCATCTTCTTTCGcttgctttttttttgattgAATAAAAGCTGCATTTTATATGATAAGAAaatggcttttgttttcgacgcacttttatttttaaatgttcaCACTTCATGAAGAAACAAAATTCGACATATACTTACACATACGCCCAcacatctatatatatattaaatatatatatctacatatatatataaactattgtgttaaaagcagaaaatatacatcaaaaataaaaatttcaaacaTAAACGATGCATTTTGTATAAgtacttttaatttatttgggTTTAAGTTGCAATTGGCATACAATTGCAATCCTAACTATTTGCAGCttttataacaattatttaatgtttttttaaattttgtttacaagcTTTTGATTTTGCCAGTGTGACCAGGCGAGCGGGACTTGGAAACGCATGCTGCCAGATGTTTGCATTGAAATAACATAACAACTGCCAGCTATACCTCTAAACAGAATTGTACATCAAAAATACTACAATAAATTACAATTCTTTGCAAATATATGTAGTTAAATGCGTCGCAAATGTAATGTCCTATTGCAAGCGAGCGTTGCCAGATCGCTGCACCTTCTGCCAGTGTGTGCCCGCCATTGGTTAACAGTTTGCCTTTGTCCAGTTCCGCAGATTCGGTAACACTGcgcaaaattattttaataaattatttttataaagtaCGCGCCAATTCGACGCGTTTTTGTCGTGTCCATCGAATATTTCACTCATCCCGAGCAATTGCAAGTGCCTGCACGCCGTATTACAGCCAGGAAtcgagtgtgcgtgtgctaTTGGCCACCAGTTGTTGTCCACTTCGCATTCCCAAGCCATCCGAAATCGGTTGTTTATCGCGCGCTCCATTGGATTTATGAATATAGAAGCGTTCGGCTCCGAATTCAGTCCACCAGGATGTCGCAGGACAAGGTCGTCGGCACCGATGTGGCCGGCATTTCCAATTCATTATCGAATATCCTGAACGAGATGATCATCTGCATCAATGGCAAACAGCCGCCCGAAGTTCACGGTGAGATTTGGGAATATGTATGTTGGGATCACTCACTGGCTGTCTGCAGGGCACACAGACTGCTCTGGCATTCCAGGGACTACCCTGCACCATCGGGAATCGCCCAAGGGCTTCAGGATTATAGGAAACCCCAGAAACTGACCATGTTCTATGGCATTTCGAACGACTGAGTCCTTGGGAATGCAACCATCATTGTATTATATATCCAGAATTTATGTGTGTATAGATTTCGATGGAATATGGGAATTGCCATTAGCAAAGCCTTCACTTTAAATGCGTGTTGCATAGTCGTGTTTAAAGTTCGAAGTATTATTGTTTGGTTAAAGATATTTATCCGAATGTAGATCGTTTTGGAATGCCATACAGGATCCAAAGTAGTATTGTTTTTAGATAAAGAATAATTACATACGATCTAGTTTTGTTTAATGTAACTATGACGTCATACAAGTTCCAACTTGAATCGTCCATTGAGAATCCTTTCTATAAGGCAGCAGACCCATTAGACACTATATAATACCTTTGATGAACTTTGTTTTGATGAACTTTTATAAATCTTTCACAGAAAAAGCATTGGCCCAAGTTAACAAAATGGTAGACGCCAGTACACGTGTTATATGGGAATCGAATACGTTGACGGAACGGGAATGTGTCGTGAAGATAATGAAACTGCTGAGCACCAgggaggaagaggaggacaAAACTTTGGGGGAGCACTTTTTCGAGCTGTACAGGAAACTAACGTCGATTAGGTTCGATCCCAACACGAGGCACTCGCTAATGACCTATCTGCTGTCGATGGCCGATAATGATGGCCGTTCGGCTGCCAACGGAGACGCAGATGCACATTCGGAATCCGATAATCTCAGCCAGATTCTGAGCAGTCGTGTACACTCAAAGAACGGCTCTTCCCTTACCAGTCTGAATGGAAATGGATTGGTTAATGGTGGAGCTGGCTACAGCTACGATGCCACACAGGCCAGCATTGGATTGAGCCAACAGTCCCTGCCAAACTACGTGGAAGCAACACGAATGATGAACGACTCCCGCCAGGATATAGTGACCAATGCCATTTATTCCTTCACCGGCGTCCAAGGGAAGTATTTGAAGAAGGATGTGGTAACGGGACGGTTTAAGTTGGATCCGCAGAACATGAAGTTGCTGACCGCCGGCCAAGCGGGCATGTTGCTACGGCTCTCCGAACTTGGCTACTACCACGACCGCGTGGCCAAGTTTGCGGACGTATCGACCGGCTTCAATGCCATGGGCTGCATGGGCCAGGCGCTGATTTCCAAGCTCAAGGAGGAGTTAGCAGACTTCCACGGCCAAGTGGCCATGCTGCACGATGAACTGAATCGTTTTCGGAAGGCCCAGATGAATAGGATTCCAAACAAAGATGGCGAGCCCGATGCTGCCGACGAACTGACGCTCTTTAAGCTGCTCGCCTGGTACATAAAGCCACTGCACCGGATGCAGTGGCTAACCAAGATCGCCGACGCCTGCCAGATGAAGAAGGGCGGTGAATTGGCATCGACTGTGTACGATTTCCTCGACAACGGTCATTCGATGGTTAATAAATTGGTGGAGGATGTCCTCACCGCCATTTGTGGCCCACTGGTGCGCATGATCTCCAAATGGATACTGGAGGGCGGCATTAACGATTTGCACAGCGAGTTCTTTGTGGAGTCGCTCAATGATGTGGGCGCCGATCGGCTCTGGCACGATAAATTCCGCCTGCGATTGCCCATGCTGCCCAAGTTTGTGCCCATGGAAATGGCCAATAAGATACTCAAGACGGGCAAATGCATTAATTTCCTGAGGGAAATCTGCGAGATGCAGGGAATGATGAGGGGACGCGAGGAACTAATGAAGGTCATGGACACTAATGGTGAGTAAAGCATGCTTTAAAGGCATTGGCTAAGCGAAAcctaataaattttaaattactttatcAACAGTTTCCCAATTCTTTTCGTACACACCGGACACCAGTTGGCATGCGGCCGTGGAAACGTGCTACCAGCAGACCTCCAAACATGTCCTGGACATCATGGTGGGTCCGCACAAGCTGCTGGATCACCTGCAAGGGATGCGTCGCTATTTGCTGCTGGGCCAGGGCGATTTTGTCAGCATTCTGATCGAGCACATGAAGTGAGTTTTGTAGTGAATGAAATTTGAACTATTGAATTTCGATAGTAACAATTGAAAACTCCCTTTCACAGAGACGAACTCGAGCGGCCGGGCGTTGATATATATGCCCACGATCTCTCCTCAATGTTGGACGCCGCTCTGCGTTGTACGAATGCCCAGTATGATGATCCGGATATACTCAACCACCTGGATGTGATGGTGCAACCGCCGTTCTTCGGTGATATTGGCTGGGACATCATCTCACTGCAGTACATTGTACAGGGACCACTGGCCACCATGCTGGAGCCGACCATGCCCACGTACAAGTTGCTCTTCAAGCCACTCTGGCGCATGAAGCACATGGAGTTCGTGCTCTCGATGAAGATATGGAAGGAGCAGATGGGCAACGCGAAGGTGAGTGTACTGGCTTTTTGACTGCTTATCGGTGTTTCGAGTGCATTCACATATTCAGATTGCCAAGTGCCCGGAGTGCACATGGTGATTGTAGTGGTCAGGGAATTGCTAACACGCGGACTCTGATTTCAATTCAGAAGTTTGGCACTTGCTCCCGAGGTAA
This region includes:
- the LOC120456859 gene encoding gamma-tubulin complex component 3 codes for the protein MSQDKVVGTDVAGISNSLSNILNEMIICINGKQPPEVHEKALAQVNKMVDASTRVIWESNTLTERECVVKIMKLLSTREEEEDKTLGEHFFELYRKLTSIRFDPNTRHSLMTYLLSMADNDGRSAANGDADAHSESDNLSQILSSRVHSKNGSSLTSLNGNGLVNGGAGYSYDATQASIGLSQQSLPNYVEATRMMNDSRQDIVTNAIYSFTGVQGKYLKKDVVTGRFKLDPQNMKLLTAGQAGMLLRLSELGYYHDRVAKFADVSTGFNAMGCMGQALISKLKEELADFHGQVAMLHDELNRFRKAQMNRIPNKDGEPDAADELTLFKLLAWYIKPLHRMQWLTKIADACQMKKGGELASTVYDFLDNGHSMVNKLVEDVLTAICGPLVRMISKWILEGGINDLHSEFFVESLNDVGADRLWHDKFRLRLPMLPKFVPMEMANKILKTGKCINFLREICEMQGMMRGREELMKVMDTNVSQFFSYTPDTSWHAAVETCYQQTSKHVLDIMVGPHKLLDHLQGMRRYLLLGQGDFVSILIEHMKDELERPGVDIYAHDLSSMLDAALRCTNAQYDDPDILNHLDVMVQPPFFGDIGWDIISLQYIVQGPLATMLEPTMPTYKLLFKPLWRMKHMEFVLSMKIWKEQMGNAKTLRPINTEIGKASHRLNLFTSEIMHFIHQMQYYVLFEVIECNWVELQKKMQQATALDDILDAHEKFLQTIKVGCFVSSKPNVEHSLEGVYDNIIELEKWQSGFYKDCFKELSARQDLAKVVERSEKKGVYGLTNELILQRDQEAKIFAEKVDIACRGLEVIASDYEKAVSSFLMALNSSHDPNLQLFGTRLDFNEYYKKRDTNLSKPLTFEHMRMSNVFTLNNRNYPNSRFVIHTPTSNE